In a genomic window of Pedobacter sp. KBS0701:
- a CDS encoding ABC transporter ATP-binding protein: MIELKGISKKFGDIDAVKQVSFSVAEKETLVLLGTSGCGKTTTLKMINRLIEPDGGQIFINDKNITDQDPDVLRKGIGYVMQNIGLFPHYTIAENIALVPKLLKWDKEKIKSRIRELIQKLHLPESTLAMYPHELSGGQQQRVGLARALVTDPSVLLMDEPFGALDNVTRTSIQKEFKALEELKRKTIVMVTHDVQEAFELADRVCLMDKGEVVQIGTPKELLYRPINDFARNFLAGQRLALEFKIINIKDIWTYLPNETIHEEESKSADLSIWEAMELLRNNDRSELFVSGADQAIKSINFEQLTKGFNQYQNAQLHE; encoded by the coding sequence ATGATCGAATTAAAAGGGATAAGCAAGAAATTTGGAGATATTGACGCTGTAAAGCAAGTCTCTTTTAGTGTGGCCGAAAAGGAAACGTTGGTATTGTTGGGTACCAGTGGCTGCGGTAAGACCACTACTTTAAAAATGATCAACCGCTTAATTGAGCCCGATGGAGGCCAGATTTTTATTAATGATAAAAATATCACCGATCAGGATCCTGATGTATTGCGCAAGGGGATAGGTTATGTGATGCAGAATATTGGTCTTTTTCCGCATTATACCATTGCGGAGAACATTGCGCTTGTACCTAAACTTTTGAAATGGGACAAGGAAAAAATTAAAAGCCGTATTCGGGAGCTGATTCAAAAACTTCATCTACCGGAAAGTACCCTGGCGATGTATCCGCATGAGTTAAGTGGCGGACAGCAGCAGCGTGTAGGACTGGCCCGTGCGTTGGTTACCGATCCATCAGTATTGTTAATGGATGAGCCCTTTGGAGCATTAGATAACGTTACCCGCACCAGTATCCAAAAAGAATTTAAAGCACTTGAAGAGTTGAAAAGAAAAACCATTGTGATGGTAACACACGATGTTCAGGAAGCTTTTGAACTGGCAGACAGGGTCTGCTTAATGGATAAGGGAGAGGTAGTTCAGATCGGAACACCTAAAGAATTATTATATCGGCCAATAAACGATTTCGCACGGAATTTCCTCGCTGGGCAAAGGCTGGCATTAGAGTTTAAAATAATTAATATCAAGGATATTTGGACTTATTTACCTAACGAAACCATTCATGAAGAGGAAAGTAAATCTGCTGATTTAAGTATATGGGAAGCCATGGAATTATTAAGGAATAATGACCGGTCTGAGCTTTTCGTTTCAGGTGCTGATCAGGCAATCAAATCGATCAATTTCGAGCAGTTAACCAAAGGATTTAATCAATACCAAAACGCACAGCTGCATGAATGA
- a CDS encoding ABC transporter permease/substrate-binding protein, with protein MNEQQQTLWQFMSGQSDKLLSQTLQHVGLTFISLILAIAIGLPLGILIARKRKLSGTVLGIAGVLQTIPSIALLGFMIPVLGIGAKPAIVALLIYALLPIIRNTYTGIIGIDHHVKEAARAMGMSKGQILLKVELPLAMPVILAGIRTATVINVGVATLASFIAAGGLGEFIFGGISLNNTNMILAGAIPAALLAIILDALLSLIQKMDFKKLRKALYVFPVVILILGGFYALPTAYGATLTAGFTPEFMGRQDGDLGLKSTYGLKIHTIVISDAVMYKAAFSKELDVISGYSTDGRLKAFDLKILKDDKNIFPPYYAAPIVRDEALKQFPELEEALNLLSGKITDSIMTDLNYRADHLHQQPERVAKDFLISNGLYKAPKNGHDGTVRIGSKIFGEQYILAEMYSMLIKGNTDYDVATKTGLGGTKICFDALMNDQIDFYPEYTGTGLLVLLQPNPKIAKEMAHDKEKTYNYVSAEFEKKFKIKWLKPIGFNNSYALMMRQKQSKELHVNSITDLKNYLDKN; from the coding sequence ATGAATGAGCAACAGCAAACCCTATGGCAGTTTATGTCAGGGCAGTCTGATAAACTGCTCAGTCAAACTTTACAGCATGTAGGTTTAACCTTTATTTCTTTAATCCTGGCTATTGCCATCGGTTTACCCTTAGGTATATTAATTGCCAGAAAGCGAAAACTTTCGGGAACGGTTTTGGGCATTGCAGGTGTGTTGCAAACCATACCAAGTATCGCTTTATTGGGTTTTATGATCCCGGTTTTAGGGATCGGTGCCAAACCGGCTATTGTTGCACTGCTTATTTATGCCTTGTTACCGATTATCCGAAATACTTATACCGGTATTATTGGTATCGATCATCATGTTAAAGAAGCTGCCAGAGCCATGGGGATGAGTAAAGGCCAGATTTTATTAAAAGTAGAATTGCCGCTTGCTATGCCTGTTATTTTAGCTGGTATCCGTACCGCAACAGTAATTAATGTAGGTGTGGCCACTTTAGCCTCATTTATTGCAGCAGGCGGCCTGGGTGAGTTTATTTTTGGCGGTATATCGCTCAATAATACCAATATGATTTTGGCTGGAGCTATTCCTGCTGCGTTATTGGCCATTATACTAGATGCTTTACTTTCCTTGATCCAAAAAATGGATTTTAAAAAGTTAAGGAAAGCATTGTACGTTTTCCCTGTTGTGATTTTGATTTTGGGCGGTTTTTATGCGTTACCAACCGCTTATGGCGCTACATTAACAGCCGGATTTACTCCCGAATTTATGGGCAGGCAGGATGGCGATCTTGGATTAAAATCAACTTATGGTTTAAAAATCCATACCATCGTGATCAGCGATGCGGTGATGTACAAAGCCGCTTTTTCAAAGGAACTGGACGTAATCAGCGGCTATTCTACTGATGGCCGTTTAAAAGCTTTTGACCTGAAAATCTTGAAAGACGATAAGAATATTTTTCCGCCCTATTATGCTGCACCAATTGTTCGTGATGAAGCTTTAAAACAATTCCCCGAATTGGAAGAAGCCCTGAATTTACTCTCCGGGAAAATTACAGATTCGATTATGACCGATCTGAATTATAGAGCAGATCACCTTCATCAGCAGCCGGAGCGGGTGGCGAAGGATTTCCTGATCAGCAATGGCTTGTACAAAGCGCCTAAAAATGGCCATGACGGTACCGTGCGTATAGGTTCGAAGATTTTTGGCGAACAATATATTCTTGCCGAAATGTACAGCATGCTGATTAAAGGAAATACAGATTACGATGTAGCTACTAAAACCGGATTGGGCGGAACGAAAATCTGTTTTGATGCACTCATGAACGACCAGATAGACTTTTACCCCGAGTATACAGGAACAGGTCTTCTCGTTTTGTTGCAGCCAAATCCAAAAATTGCAAAGGAAATGGCGCATGATAAAGAGAAAACGTACAACTATGTAAGTGCTGAATTTGAGAAAAAGTTTAAAATCAAATGGCTCAAACCAATCGGTTTTAACAATTCTTATGCTTTAATGATGCGGCAAAAACAATCAAAAGAACTACATGTTAATAGCATCACAGACCTCAAAAATTATTTAGATAAAAATTAA
- the egtB gene encoding ergothioneine biosynthesis protein EgtB: MTLLEEYLQIRKYSEQICEPLQTEDYVVQPVVDVSPPKWHLGHTTWFFETFILKPFSGNYQTYNDDYNFVFNSYYETVGNRVIRTDRGNLSRPSVNEIYQYRAYVDEAMTNFLTAPLKDEVKELLVLGFNHEQQHQELLLTDIKYILGNNPLFPVYTKDKKEVLAGENESGLIDISAGIYEIGYEGKGFSFDNELNRHQVYLHDFAISKTLVSNAEFLEFIKAGGYENFNYWHAEGWDWVKTNHITSPTYWHLIDEEWFNYTLGGLLPIDPNAPVSHISYYEAYAYASWRGMRLPTEFEWEVAAKSFNWGERWEWTESAYLPYPGFSKAPGAIGEYNGKFMVNQKVLRGASIATPQNHSRITYRNFFHPQLRWQYTGIRLAK; encoded by the coding sequence ATGACACTGCTAGAAGAATACTTACAGATTCGGAAATATTCCGAGCAGATTTGTGAACCTTTACAAACTGAAGATTATGTGGTGCAGCCTGTTGTAGATGTAAGTCCACCTAAATGGCATTTGGGACATACCACCTGGTTCTTCGAAACCTTTATATTGAAGCCGTTTTCGGGTAACTATCAGACATATAACGATGATTATAATTTCGTGTTTAATAGTTATTATGAAACCGTTGGCAATCGGGTAATCCGTACCGACCGAGGCAATTTAAGCCGCCCAAGCGTAAATGAAATTTACCAATACCGGGCTTATGTGGATGAAGCCATGACAAATTTTTTAACAGCACCCTTAAAAGATGAAGTTAAGGAATTGTTGGTTTTAGGCTTTAACCACGAGCAGCAGCATCAGGAATTGTTATTAACCGATATTAAATATATCCTGGGCAATAATCCATTATTTCCTGTTTACACTAAAGACAAAAAAGAAGTACTAGCAGGTGAAAATGAATCTGGTTTGATCGATATCTCAGCCGGAATTTACGAAATCGGTTATGAAGGAAAGGGTTTTAGCTTTGACAATGAACTGAACAGACATCAAGTTTACCTGCATGATTTTGCCATCAGTAAAACATTAGTCAGCAATGCCGAATTTTTAGAATTTATCAAAGCAGGCGGATATGAAAATTTTAATTATTGGCATGCAGAAGGCTGGGATTGGGTAAAAACCAACCACATCACATCACCCACGTACTGGCACTTAATTGATGAAGAATGGTTTAATTACACTCTGGGCGGACTTTTACCAATTGATCCGAATGCGCCTGTAAGTCATATCAGTTATTACGAAGCTTATGCCTATGCCAGCTGGCGAGGCATGCGTTTGCCTACCGAATTTGAATGGGAAGTGGCGGCAAAAAGCTTTAATTGGGGCGAAAGGTGGGAGTGGACTGAAAGTGCTTACCTCCCTTATCCTGGTTTTAGTAAAGCACCAGGGGCCATTGGTGAATATAACGGCAAATTTATGGTCAATCAAAAAGTACTTCGCGGGGCATCCATAGCTACTCCGCAAAATCATTCACGCATTACTTATCGAAATTTCTTTCATCCGCAATTAAGATGGCAATATACGGGCATACGCCTGGCAAAATAA
- a CDS encoding L-histidine N(alpha)-methyltransferase — translation MNTTTIEITTDNKTQFLQETLTGLKSEPKFMLSKYFYDAIGDRIFQQIMEMEEYYLTNAEMEILQYQSAQLSQAISADGTAFDLIELGAGDATKSIHLLKSLLDDQMEFSYFPIDISAHVISDLEENLPKKLPSLDVKGLNGDYFDMLKKATELSDRRKVVLFMGANIGNMTIADAESFCLSLKQLLAPNDLLIIGFDLKKNPQQILAAYNDKEGITRSFNLNLLQRINKELDGDFKIDQFEHYASYDPASGACKSYLISLKNQIVNIGEHAIHFVENEHIFMEISQKYSLGDIDQLAAKTGFKPLQRFFDHNQYFVDAIWRVD, via the coding sequence ATGAACACCACTACTATTGAAATAACAACCGACAACAAAACGCAATTTCTTCAGGAAACCTTAACAGGACTAAAATCTGAGCCAAAATTTATGCTTTCCAAGTATTTTTATGATGCTATCGGAGACCGCATATTTCAGCAGATTATGGAAATGGAAGAATATTATCTAACCAATGCAGAAATGGAAATTCTCCAGTATCAGTCTGCGCAACTTTCGCAGGCCATATCTGCAGATGGTACTGCCTTCGATCTGATCGAATTGGGTGCCGGTGATGCTACCAAGTCCATTCATCTGTTAAAATCACTGCTGGACGATCAGATGGAATTTAGTTATTTTCCTATTGATATTTCAGCGCATGTAATTTCGGATCTGGAAGAAAATCTGCCTAAAAAACTTCCTTCTTTAGATGTTAAAGGACTCAATGGCGATTATTTTGACATGCTGAAAAAGGCGACTGAACTGTCTGACCGTAGAAAAGTAGTATTGTTTATGGGTGCAAATATTGGTAACATGACAATTGCTGATGCTGAAAGTTTCTGTTTGTCATTAAAGCAATTACTTGCTCCAAATGACCTGTTAATTATCGGTTTCGATCTCAAAAAAAATCCACAACAAATTCTTGCTGCGTACAATGATAAAGAAGGAATTACCAGATCTTTCAACCTCAATCTGCTACAACGCATCAATAAAGAACTCGATGGTGATTTTAAAATTGATCAATTTGAACATTACGCGAGTTACGATCCGGCATCAGGTGCCTGTAAAAGTTACCTCATCAGTTTAAAAAACCAGATCGTAAATATTGGTGAACATGCCATTCATTTCGTCGAAAATGAACATATTTTTATGGAAATCTCACAAAAATATTCCTTAGGCGATATTGATCAATTGGCAGCGAAAACAGGCTTTAAACCGCTTCAACGTTTTTTTGATCATAATCAATATTTTGTAGATGCCATTTGGAGGGTAGATTAG
- a CDS encoding aminotransferase class V-fold PLP-dependent enzyme yields the protein MNLSFPILKEYTYLNTANSGILSTNLAEWRTKHDLEFMAGGSIFRMENLPIITDLRNNIAKLFNSKSEKTYFVQNFSVGFNILLSGMDKSHRFLLLEEEYPSVSYPVMSMGFDYHSIPIDEKLEENIINAIEKFRPTILAFSMVQYISGLRMDEDFIRKLKTSYPDLLLVGDGTQFLGTTVFNFEKSGLDALIGSGYKWLLAGYGNGYAFLSDQMKDAIYAKNKLANLPTAPFLKGKDHLSMSFEPGHLDTLNFGTLNESLNYLGSFGFDWIEKNTQMLSNQARLELNSRGLVPDWMLERKYQSTIMSMPLDQKTVDKLVTAKILCSPRGSGTRISFHFYNTKEDLNHLLQVLDGKN from the coding sequence ATGAACCTATCTTTTCCGATCCTCAAAGAATACACTTACCTCAATACTGCCAATTCGGGCATTTTATCGACTAATTTGGCTGAATGGAGAACTAAACATGACCTGGAATTTATGGCAGGTGGGAGCATTTTCAGGATGGAGAATCTGCCCATTATTACTGACCTCAGAAATAACATTGCTAAACTTTTCAATTCAAAATCAGAGAAAACCTATTTCGTTCAGAATTTTTCGGTGGGCTTCAATATTTTATTGAGCGGAATGGATAAAAGTCATCGTTTTTTGCTTTTAGAAGAAGAATACCCATCGGTAAGTTACCCAGTAATGAGCATGGGTTTTGATTATCATAGTATACCAATCGACGAAAAACTAGAAGAAAACATCATCAATGCCATCGAAAAATTTAGACCTACCATACTGGCTTTTAGTATGGTACAATACATTAGTGGCCTCAGAATGGATGAGGATTTTATCCGGAAATTAAAAACAAGCTACCCTGATCTGTTATTAGTTGGAGATGGAACTCAGTTCTTAGGGACTACTGTCTTTAATTTTGAAAAATCGGGCTTAGATGCATTAATTGGTAGTGGCTACAAGTGGCTTTTAGCTGGATATGGAAACGGATATGCCTTTCTTTCCGATCAGATGAAAGATGCGATATACGCAAAAAATAAATTAGCCAACCTGCCTACTGCGCCATTTTTAAAAGGCAAAGATCATTTATCCATGTCTTTCGAACCCGGGCATCTGGATACCTTAAACTTCGGCACGTTAAACGAGAGTTTAAATTATCTTGGTTCATTTGGTTTCGATTGGATTGAAAAAAACACGCAAATGCTCAGTAATCAGGCAAGATTAGAATTAAATTCAAGAGGATTAGTGCCGGACTGGATGCTCGAAAGAAAGTATCAATCGACAATTATGAGTATGCCGCTGGATCAAAAAACAGTAGATAAACTTGTTACTGCCAAAATACTCTGCTCACCAAGAGGATCAGGCACAAGGATTTCCTTTCATTTTTATAATACGAAAGAAGATTTAAACCACTTATTACAAGTTTTGGATGGCAAAAACTAA
- a CDS encoding DinB family protein, with protein sequence MENQTSILVTELKKLLNGGGAHVGFEDAVANLPFNLLGERPYNLPYSIWQLAEHIKIAQWDMLQFSKDGSHQSPKWPDEYWPEEVAPKDENAWNNTLKQIDADLKEFNALLDCSDLYVPIPHGDGQNILREALQIADHNAYHIAEIVVIRRLLDDWKS encoded by the coding sequence ATGGAAAATCAAACATCAATATTGGTTACAGAACTTAAAAAATTATTAAATGGGGGTGGAGCACATGTGGGATTTGAAGATGCTGTAGCTAATCTACCTTTTAATCTTTTGGGCGAAAGGCCTTATAACTTACCTTATAGTATATGGCAATTGGCCGAACATATTAAAATCGCTCAATGGGATATGCTCCAATTTAGCAAAGATGGATCACATCAATCGCCGAAATGGCCAGATGAATATTGGCCTGAAGAAGTGGCACCTAAAGATGAAAATGCCTGGAACAATACACTAAAACAGATTGATGCTGATTTGAAAGAATTTAATGCTTTGTTAGATTGTTCGGATTTATATGTGCCGATTCCGCATGGCGATGGACAAAATATATTACGCGAAGCCCTGCAAATTGCCGATCATAATGCCTACCATATTGCTGAAATTGTTGTCATCAGACGTTTATTGGATGACTGGAAAAGCTAA
- a CDS encoding VOC family protein, translating into MLQNSKAFSSFSVDDIQQAKDFYQGVLGIEVKDNPMGVIELVISGSADVLLYPKPNHVPATFTVLNFPVENIDQAADELIARGVKFEIYNEEHLKTDSKGISRGNGGPNIAWFRDPAGNILSILETN; encoded by the coding sequence ATGTTACAAAACTCAAAAGCATTCAGCTCATTTTCTGTAGACGATATACAGCAAGCGAAAGATTTTTATCAGGGAGTATTGGGTATCGAGGTTAAAGATAATCCAATGGGCGTAATTGAATTGGTTATTTCCGGATCGGCAGATGTATTACTTTATCCAAAACCAAATCATGTTCCGGCAACTTTTACGGTACTTAATTTTCCGGTTGAAAATATAGATCAGGCTGCCGACGAACTTATTGCCAGGGGAGTAAAGTTCGAGATTTACAATGAGGAGCATCTTAAAACGGACAGCAAAGGTATCTCACGGGGAAACGGTGGCCCAAACATTGCCTGGTTTAGAGATCCTGCCGGCAATATTTTGTCTATTTTGGAGACTAACTAA
- a CDS encoding acetate/propionate family kinase — protein MNILVINSGSSSLKYQLFKMPEKAPVCSGLVERIGIEGSFIKHTVYSDGEKYSIEESGFIASHGEALKQVLAILTEGEYAVIASPDDIAAVGHRVVHGGEHFSGPTIITDEVKHQIKKLFSLAPLHNPVNYKCIEVAEQTFVNAKQIAVFDTAFHQTIPEQAYRYAIPESYYKEYGIRVYGFHGTSHKYVSEQAINWLDKKASKIISIHLGNGCSITAIKDGKSIDTSMGFGPLSGLMMGTRSGDIDPSVIFHLMEHSGYTLDQLSTLLNKQSGLLGVGSSSDMRDIRKLVNEGNAAAILALELYAYRIKKFIGAYAAILNGIDAIIFTAGVGENDSNMREAVCSKLNYLGIELDPSQNTAYDGKLKEINTSDSKVKILVIPTNEEYEIAHQCFGLTG, from the coding sequence ATGAACATTTTAGTAATTAATTCGGGAAGTAGTTCCTTAAAATACCAACTTTTTAAAATGCCGGAAAAAGCGCCTGTTTGCAGTGGGTTGGTAGAGCGGATTGGCATTGAAGGCTCTTTTATAAAACATACGGTTTATAGCGATGGTGAAAAATATAGTATTGAAGAGTCAGGCTTTATAGCCAGCCATGGTGAAGCATTAAAACAGGTTTTAGCAATACTAACAGAGGGAGAATATGCGGTAATAGCCAGCCCGGATGATATTGCAGCTGTTGGCCATCGTGTAGTACATGGCGGTGAACATTTTTCAGGCCCGACCATTATTACTGACGAGGTAAAACATCAGATCAAAAAACTTTTCTCGCTTGCTCCTTTACATAATCCGGTTAATTATAAATGCATTGAAGTGGCCGAACAGACCTTTGTAAATGCGAAACAAATCGCAGTATTCGATACTGCTTTTCATCAAACTATACCAGAACAGGCTTACCGTTATGCCATTCCAGAATCGTATTATAAAGAATATGGCATCAGGGTATATGGATTTCATGGTACCAGCCATAAATATGTAAGTGAGCAGGCGATTAATTGGTTAGACAAAAAAGCCAGTAAAATAATCAGCATCCACTTAGGTAACGGCTGCAGTATAACGGCTATTAAAGATGGCAAATCAATAGATACCAGTATGGGGTTTGGTCCTTTAAGTGGGTTAATGATGGGTACACGTTCCGGAGATATCGATCCATCGGTTATTTTTCATTTAATGGAACATTCTGGATATACTCTGGACCAATTGAGTACTTTGCTTAACAAACAGTCAGGATTATTGGGAGTAGGTAGCTCAAGTGATATGCGCGACATCAGAAAACTGGTAAACGAGGGAAATGCTGCCGCGATTTTAGCTCTTGAGTTATATGCTTACCGCATTAAGAAGTTTATTGGCGCTTATGCAGCGATACTAAACGGCATAGATGCCATTATATTCACCGCAGGTGTTGGTGAAAACGATAGCAACATGCGTGAGGCAGTATGCTCAAAGCTGAATTATCTTGGTATTGAATTAGATCCGTCTCAAAATACAGCCTATGATGGTAAACTAAAAGAGATTAACACATCCGATTCAAAGGTTAAGATATTGGTTATTCCAACTAATGAAGAATACGAAATTGCCCACCAATGTTTTGGGCTTACAGGCTAG
- the pta gene encoding phosphate acetyltransferase encodes MTKNIFIASAEPYTGKSVIAFGMINMLLAKTQKVGYFKPIIAQDDPNKKDEHVEAMLNYFSLPVNYEDAFAFTRQEMLHQAEDSGAIINTIISKYKKLEDNYDFTVIEGSDFLGEGMAFEFESNALMAKNLGAPVLIVVSGKNKTASQLFKSAINIYRNFLLRDVQVLGVVANMVNPEEADRIKQALSNQLPAELLIAVIPTETGLQSPTMQEITLALGGEVLFGTELMDNQVDNFVTGAMMLPNFLRHIKDNLLIVTPGDRGDIIIGALQANLSANYPKIAGIVLTAGSLPDEPIIKLIEGLQTIIPIIAVKKGTFETTTTIGSIHSKITIENKKKIALAIELFEKYVDIKALDDKIITFSYQGITPHMFQYQLVKWAKRDKKHIVLPEGNDERILKAVEKLITQDIVDITLLGDPVEITNSIKRLGLNLDTNALKIHNPGHSSHYNDYVNTLHELRKTKNVNLEMARDMMTDVSYFGTMMVYKGDADGMVSGAVHTTQHTIRPALQFVKTKPGVSVVSSIFFMCLPERVAIFGDCAVNPNPTAQQLAEIAISSAESSAKFGIEPRIAMLSYSSGTSGEGEDVERVREATAIVKARHPELKIEGPIQYDAAVDPLVGKQKLPGSEVAGRASVLIFPDLNTGNNTYKAVQRETGALAIGPMLQGLNKPINDLSRGCTVDDIFNTVVITAIQCQDI; translated from the coding sequence ATGACTAAAAATATATTCATTGCTTCGGCCGAACCTTATACCGGAAAATCAGTAATTGCTTTCGGGATGATCAATATGTTACTGGCAAAAACCCAAAAAGTAGGCTATTTTAAACCAATTATTGCGCAAGACGATCCAAATAAAAAGGATGAACATGTAGAAGCGATGTTAAACTATTTTTCGCTTCCTGTTAACTATGAGGATGCTTTTGCTTTTACCAGGCAAGAAATGCTGCACCAGGCAGAAGATAGTGGCGCAATTATCAATACCATTATCAGTAAATATAAAAAACTAGAAGATAACTACGATTTCACCGTAATTGAAGGAAGCGATTTTTTAGGCGAAGGCATGGCATTTGAATTCGAATCGAATGCCTTAATGGCCAAAAACTTAGGGGCGCCGGTTTTAATAGTGGTATCGGGAAAGAACAAAACGGCAAGTCAGCTTTTTAAATCGGCCATCAATATTTACCGTAACTTTCTGTTGCGCGATGTACAGGTATTAGGTGTGGTGGCCAATATGGTGAATCCGGAAGAAGCAGACCGTATTAAACAAGCTTTAAGCAATCAATTGCCTGCCGAATTACTTATCGCTGTTATTCCTACCGAGACAGGTCTGCAAAGTCCAACCATGCAAGAAATCACATTGGCGTTAGGTGGCGAGGTACTTTTCGGTACTGAACTGATGGATAATCAGGTTGATAATTTCGTAACAGGCGCCATGATGTTACCTAATTTTTTAAGGCATATTAAAGATAACCTGCTTATTGTTACTCCAGGCGACCGCGGCGATATTATTATTGGTGCACTTCAGGCCAATTTATCAGCCAATTATCCTAAAATTGCAGGTATTGTTTTAACTGCCGGGAGTTTACCTGATGAGCCGATTATCAAATTAATTGAAGGTTTACAGACCATTATCCCAATTATAGCGGTAAAGAAGGGAACTTTTGAAACTACAACAACTATTGGCAGTATTCACTCAAAGATCACAATCGAAAACAAGAAAAAAATTGCATTGGCAATAGAGCTTTTCGAAAAATATGTGGATATAAAAGCACTGGATGATAAAATCATCACTTTTAGTTATCAGGGTATTACTCCTCACATGTTCCAGTATCAATTGGTTAAATGGGCCAAACGCGATAAAAAACACATCGTTTTACCAGAAGGTAATGATGAGCGTATTTTAAAGGCAGTAGAAAAACTCATTACACAGGATATTGTAGACATTACACTCTTGGGCGATCCGGTTGAAATTACCAATAGCATTAAGAGACTTGGATTAAATTTAGATACCAATGCCTTAAAAATCCACAACCCAGGACATTCGTCGCATTACAATGATTACGTAAATACCTTACATGAATTACGCAAAACCAAAAATGTAAACCTCGAAATGGCCAGAGATATGATGACCGATGTATCTTACTTCGGAACCATGATGGTTTACAAAGGTGATGCCGATGGAATGGTTTCGGGTGCTGTACATACCACACAGCATACCATCAGGCCTGCTTTACAATTTGTTAAAACAAAGCCCGGTGTATCGGTGGTTTCATCCATTTTCTTTATGTGCCTGCCAGAACGGGTGGCCATATTTGGCGATTGTGCGGTTAATCCCAATCCTACAGCGCAGCAATTAGCTGAGATCGCAATTTCTTCGGCAGAAAGCAGTGCCAAATTTGGCATTGAACCACGTATTGCCATGCTGTCTTATTCTTCCGGCACATCAGGCGAAGGTGAAGATGTAGAACGGGTAAGAGAAGCCACTGCCATAGTTAAAGCGCGGCATCCGGAATTAAAAATTGAAGGACCCATACAATATGATGCTGCTGTAGATCCACTTGTGGGCAAACAAAAACTCCCTGGATCTGAAGTAGCGGGTAGAGCAAGTGTACTGATTTTCCCCGATTTAAATACAGGCAACAATACATATAAGGCGGTACAACGCGAAACAGGTGCATTAGCAATTGGTCCGATGTTGCAGGGACTAAACAAACCAATAAACGATTTAAGCCGTGGCTGTACGGTAGATGATATTTTTAACACCGTTGTAATTACAGCAATTCAATGCCAGGATATTTAA
- a CDS encoding competence protein: protein MKKDILHSDIIQDVSLIKKEYYRKETVWHRDWKLAFPLSFREVAFYDAANSDIHRADIFTPSGYTIEFQNSPITLAELNSREAFYPNLIWVLNGKKFKGFKILKHLPDVDDPKLKDYEFCHSDHLSMIRKAEVIQGITNPKILNFYHPELQGIKFTSNLYSFCWKQPHSVWYSATAKIIVDLGGHFLYELKQRKQLNGNYPYLKMLKRKTFIDWHTPPEV, encoded by the coding sequence ATGAAAAAAGATATCCTTCATTCTGATATAATTCAGGATGTTTCATTAATTAAAAAAGAATATTACCGAAAAGAAACCGTGTGGCACCGGGACTGGAAGCTGGCTTTTCCATTGTCGTTTAGAGAGGTTGCCTTTTATGATGCTGCCAATTCCGATATTCACCGGGCCGATATATTTACGCCGTCAGGTTATACCATCGAGTTTCAAAATTCGCCAATAACACTTGCCGAACTTAATAGCAGGGAGGCTTTTTACCCAAATTTGATATGGGTATTAAATGGTAAAAAATTTAAGGGCTTTAAAATATTGAAACATTTGCCTGATGTAGATGATCCGAAACTAAAGGATTATGAGTTCTGTCATTCCGATCATCTTTCGATGATTAGGAAAGCTGAGGTAATACAAGGAATAACCAATCCAAAAATACTTAATTTTTACCATCCTGAACTACAGGGGATTAAATTCACCTCCAACTTATATTCTTTTTGCTGGAAACAACCGCATAGTGTATGGTATTCAGCTACCGCTAAAATTATTGTTGATTTAGGGGGACATTTTTTGTATGAGCTAAAACAGCGTAAGCAATTAAATGGAAATTATCCATACTTAAAAATGTTGAAGAGAAAAACATTTATCGATTGGCATACCCCTCCAGAAGTTTAA